The window CGTACCGCGAAGAGGATGATCGCGATGGCGACATGGCAGCCTACGTCGTTTGAGCCGCTGTTTCGGACGGGCAGCACGATCACCGGCGTCTGGAACAAGCAGCGCTATCTCGTCGAGAGCATGCTCGGGCGCGGCGCCAACGGCGAAGTATACCGCGTCGTCAAGCCAAACGGCGAACGGCTCGCGCTGAAAGTGTCGCCACAGTCGAGCGACATCGCGCTGGAACATAAAATTCTGCACCAGTTGCAAGGGGTGGCTCGAGGCATCGACCTCGGGCCGCTTGTCTTTGACTTGGATGACGCCGACACCCCGCGCGGCAAAGCGTTCTTCTACGTGATGGAGCAGGTGCACGGCACCTCCCTGCCCCCGTTTCTGAAAAAGCGCGGCGGGCACTGGCTGCCGGTGCTCCTGCTGCAGCTGTGCACCTATCTGGAGCGGATGCACAAGCTCGGCTTTTGCTTCGGCGATCTGAAAGCGGAAAACTGCCTCGTCGACGAAAAACGGGGCCGGCTGCGGCTGGTCGACTTCGGCGGCGTCACACCGTTTGGGCGCGGGGTCAAAGAGTACACCGAATGGTATGACCGCGCCTGGTGGGGGCAAGGCAGCCGCCGCGCCGATGAGTCGTACGACGTGTTTGCGCTGACGATGATGGCCGTCGCCCTGCTCGCCCCCGACCTGCGCCACAAGCTCGCACTGCTCAC of the Tumebacillus sp. BK434 genome contains:
- a CDS encoding protein kinase yields the protein MATWQPTSFEPLFRTGSTITGVWNKQRYLVESMLGRGANGEVYRVVKPNGERLALKVSPQSSDIALEHKILHQLQGVARGIDLGPLVFDLDDADTPRGKAFFYVMEQVHGTSLPPFLKKRGGHWLPVLLLQLCTYLERMHKLGFCFGDLKAENCLVDEKRGRLRLVDFGGVTPFGRGVKEYTEWYDRAWWGQGSRRADESYDVFALTMMAVALLAPDLRHKLALLTVPNFSLLQQSVRADPRLAPWRDLLGAVWSGRVTTVERFRERLMPMVKASVQQEQRAADAAPRQDWSDWLLLGSAAVLVGAVCLIFL